A window of the Leucothrix mucor DSM 2157 genome harbors these coding sequences:
- a CDS encoding adenosylcobinamide-GDP ribazoletransferase, translating to MKRLRLELEYLFSGIAFYTRLPIPAWVPYSPDHLNKSRKYLPLIGLLVGAMGALTYSLSTLVLPGSVSVLLSMIATVFITGAFHEDGFADSCDGFGGGWKKEQILRIMKDSCIGTYGAIGLLLSLGLKYQLLLAIHQVSPDLVVLALLAGHSISRLMASVIMQCSVYVADLEKSKSSSVTSMRLSLSEMLYSVIPVIVLWLVLPVLWWSTIVPVIIVSFWLSHYFKKKIGGYTGDCLGAIQQISELTFYLSVVALL from the coding sequence GTGAAACGATTACGACTAGAGCTTGAATACCTGTTTTCAGGGATCGCATTTTATACGCGCCTGCCGATTCCTGCGTGGGTGCCGTACAGTCCAGACCATTTAAATAAATCCCGAAAATACTTGCCGCTGATTGGCTTGCTGGTAGGGGCTATGGGTGCACTGACTTATAGTTTAAGCACACTGGTCTTGCCGGGCTCTGTCAGCGTGCTGCTATCAATGATTGCCACGGTATTTATCACCGGTGCGTTTCATGAAGATGGCTTTGCCGATAGTTGCGATGGCTTTGGTGGCGGCTGGAAGAAAGAGCAAATTCTGCGCATTATGAAAGACAGCTGCATCGGTACTTATGGTGCAATCGGTCTGCTGTTAAGTTTAGGACTTAAGTATCAATTACTGTTAGCGATCCACCAAGTCTCGCCCGACTTGGTAGTGCTGGCATTACTGGCGGGGCATTCAATCAGTCGCTTGATGGCCTCAGTGATCATGCAGTGCTCTGTCTACGTTGCCGATTTAGAAAAAAGTAAGTCTTCCTCGGTCACTTCGATGCGCCTTAGCTTATCGGAAATGCTATACAGCGTGATTCCGGTGATTGTGTTATGGCTGGTGCTACCGGTTCTTTGGTGGAGTACTATCGTTCCAGTCATTATCGTTTCGTTTTGGCTATCTCACTATTTTAAAAAGAAAATTGGTGGCTACACGGGGGATTGCTTGGGCGCTATTCAGCAGATTTCAGAGCTTACCTTTTATCTGAGCGTGGTCGCATTGCTATAG
- a CDS encoding LysR family transcriptional regulator, with protein sequence MDIAHLKTFLEIYQTRHFGKSAEKLCITQSAASARIKLLEERLGVKLFTRDRHAIEPTPAGHRFHKYAEMTVSGWERARQMVALPEEYTQSLSLGYLPDTWHLFLKGWVDKIREEMPETALNLTIHPGHNVQELILSGSLDIGFVFDPINSGVLQSVNIASLKLKLFANHPDTLLENAMGKGYVMVDWGALFEHEHSRAFTGFPAASIRTNYGVMALDLLRIKRRAAYLPEQIITNNVAQIPLYEVAGAPVFERNLFAVYRTDNSSQALIDKFMQVITEN encoded by the coding sequence ATGGATATCGCTCATTTAAAAACGTTCCTTGAGATTTACCAGACACGACATTTCGGAAAGTCTGCAGAGAAGCTGTGCATCACTCAGTCAGCGGCCAGCGCCCGAATTAAACTGCTGGAGGAACGGCTGGGCGTTAAGTTATTTACTCGCGACCGCCATGCCATTGAGCCAACGCCTGCGGGCCATCGTTTTCACAAATATGCGGAGATGACAGTCAGTGGTTGGGAACGTGCCCGCCAAATGGTTGCGCTGCCGGAGGAGTACACACAGTCCTTATCTCTCGGTTATTTGCCGGATACTTGGCACCTATTTTTAAAAGGCTGGGTAGATAAAATTCGCGAGGAAATGCCTGAAACAGCACTCAATCTCACGATTCATCCGGGGCATAATGTGCAAGAGCTGATTTTGAGTGGCTCGCTGGATATTGGCTTTGTATTTGACCCCATTAATTCCGGCGTATTGCAGTCGGTCAATATCGCATCGCTCAAGCTGAAATTATTTGCCAATCACCCTGACACCCTGCTGGAAAATGCAATGGGCAAAGGCTATGTGATGGTCGATTGGGGGGCGCTATTTGAGCATGAACACTCAAGAGCATTTACAGGATTTCCAGCCGCTTCTATCCGTACCAATTATGGCGTGATGGCGTTGGATTTATTGCGGATAAAACGGCGCGCCGCCTATTTACCCGAGCAAATTATTACAAATAACGTTGCGCAGATTCCACTGTATGAAGTGGCTGGCGCGCCCGTATTTGAACGTAACTTATTTGCAGTCTATCGCACTGATAATAGCTCTCAGGCCTTGATCGACAAGTTTATGCAGGTGATTACTGAAAACTAA